In Hoeflea ulvae, one genomic interval encodes:
- a CDS encoding choice-of-anchor D domain-containing protein translates to MRGLYTFLTIFSIFIALSVGLGVRAADAAWNSCSGLTVTTGGDLTLDVTADTCSLSNTFPGSQNYINFNAGSGSSVTIDLIGIDDNTGEFTSVSIAHDGGTQFISDGSSFGQANDFSSTYNCSSGCVVSGNYSGASIGGPFSVTYTQNGGSGSIGAPSAPEIAVSSSVSGAVSDGGTDAQGTRTAGSPVMVTYTVTNSGTSDLTLATATSSSANNVTVNSIGAPGSTTVTSGGGTTTFQVQYTPTLAGAFSFGLSFVNDDGDENPFNFTVSGTATGTPEIAVSSSISGTVADAGTDAQGTQVAGSQVTVTYTVTNSGTDALTLATATSSGASNVTVDSIAAPASTTVAGGDATTSFVVKYTPTLAGAFSFGLSFVNDDGDENPFNYTVSGTATGTPEIAVSSSEGGAVTDGGTDAQGTKVAGSPVTVTYTVTNSGTDDLTLATATASGASNVTVDSVAAPLSTTVTSGGGTTTFQVQYTPTTAGAFSFGLSFVNDDGDENPFNFTVSGTASGAPEIAVSSSISGTVADAGTDAQGTQVAGSQVTVTYTVTNSGTGSLTLATAISSSPSNVTVDSIGAPASTTVAGGGATTTFVVKYTPTLAGAFSFGLSFVNDDGDENPFNYTVSGTATGTPEIAVSSSVGGAMSDAGTDAQGTRVAGSHVTVTYTVTNSGTDDLTLATATASGASNVTVDSVAAPLSTTVTGGSSTTFQVRYTPTLAGAFSFSLSFVNDDGDENPFNFTVSGTATGAPEIAVSSSIGGAVSDGGTDAQGAQTAGIPVTVTYTVTNSGTDDLTLATATALSPSNVVVGSIGAPASTTVTGGGATTTFQVQYTPTLAGAYSFNLSFVNDDGDENPFNFTVSGTAGGTPEIAVSSSVSGAIADSGSDAQGTRVAGTPVTVTYTVTNSGTGDLTLATATSSSLSNVTVGSIGAPVSTTVAGGGGTTTFQVQYTPTLAGAFSFGLSFVNNDGDENPFDMTVSGTATGTPEIAVSSSIGGVVSDGGANAQGAQMAGTPVTVTYTVTNSGTDDLTLATATSSSLSNVTVNAIGAPGAATVTGGGGSTTFQVQYTPILDGAFSFDLAFTNNDGDENPFNMTVSGTAAGAPEIAVSSSVSGAVADGGTDAAGSASAGVQKTITYTVTNTGTKPLNLTGTATASAATNVNVDAISAYGSSSIAVSGSTTFTVAYTPAAAAAFSFELDIISDDADEANYDLSVSGTGVSLPAAITVSAGNGQTTEVNTGFATALSAKVVDHGDNPVSGVTVTFTAPATGAGLDTASQTATTNASGVASLSATANATAGAFIVNASAAGISTTADFSLTLVNNAPPKVVVAASSGDEIKNGSGNTLLGNRPSREASSTSYTIRNNGIGPLVVASPTLNSASNIGGMTLAFSNVSAVLRQNRFQFGDPVRYAATGVTASVTGPTSVTIPAGGSVDLLVTYTPASSGTFSYTLGFITNDSDEVSFELTSSGTASVASGILAVSGSAQSAEVNTRFDAPLVAKVTDTAGNAVAGVNVTFAAPASGPSLTFAATGSNTETVTTDTDGIATSSVMTANSITPAFVSTGVYDTYLVSASATGLTGTSFELFNKRDSVADIQKTQEVIASFVTNRADRIVAEQPDIVKRLMGGAFAQQRNFNGFSVEVTPYGSTGQFDFSLGAFRHRLEQGPAAAAEAATALGYATDTSAGGASDTLFPLATDGAQANQPQGAPRSGFDVWASGTYAQVENSGSDSLNALIFAGVDYRFGNQALVGVMGSLDITEETNATANSSADGVGWMIGPYAAMRVHQNLFADMRLTYGQSANKVNALGLFEDDFDTERLLMQAGLTGDFDLGRVRVNPFARLTYFWEEQKSYVDTLGNTIPGQEFDLGRLEFGPKLTIALEPMEDTDMAFSLGLSGLYDFDLLTEQTATNPSLVSADRRFRGRVEGGVEVRTGQRGVRFAGDLFYDGIGVQNYHAYGGTLSFSVPF, encoded by the coding sequence ATGCGCGGCTTGTATACATTTCTCACAATTTTCTCAATTTTCATTGCTTTGTCGGTCGGTCTCGGTGTCCGCGCGGCAGATGCCGCCTGGAACAGTTGTTCCGGTCTGACTGTAACAACCGGCGGGGATCTTACCCTAGATGTCACGGCTGACACTTGTTCGTTGTCCAACACGTTCCCCGGCAGCCAGAACTATATCAATTTCAATGCCGGGTCTGGATCCAGTGTCACAATTGATTTGATCGGAATTGATGATAACACCGGTGAGTTCACTAGTGTTTCGATTGCGCATGATGGCGGCACGCAATTCATTTCAGACGGGTCGTCCTTCGGACAGGCGAACGATTTTAGCAGCACCTATAATTGTTCTTCCGGCTGTGTCGTCTCCGGAAACTATAGTGGGGCGTCCATCGGCGGGCCTTTTTCTGTGACCTACACGCAAAATGGCGGGTCAGGGTCCATCGGTGCGCCATCGGCTCCCGAGATTGCAGTTTCCTCCTCTGTTAGCGGCGCGGTCAGCGACGGTGGCACGGACGCACAGGGCACCCGGACGGCCGGATCGCCGGTCATGGTGACCTATACCGTGACCAATTCCGGCACGAGTGATCTCACTCTGGCCACAGCAACCTCCTCCAGCGCCAACAATGTGACGGTAAATTCCATCGGCGCTCCAGGCAGCACCACAGTCACCAGCGGTGGCGGCACCACCACGTTCCAGGTTCAATACACGCCGACGCTCGCCGGCGCCTTCTCGTTCGGCCTGTCCTTCGTCAATGATGATGGCGACGAAAACCCGTTCAACTTCACTGTTTCAGGCACGGCGACCGGCACCCCCGAAATCGCGGTTTCGTCTTCGATCAGCGGCACTGTCGCCGACGCCGGCACGGACGCACAGGGCACGCAGGTGGCGGGATCACAGGTGACGGTGACCTATACGGTCACCAATTCCGGAACGGATGCCTTGACGCTGGCCACGGCGACGTCCTCCGGCGCCAGCAACGTGACCGTTGATTCCATTGCTGCGCCGGCCTCGACTACAGTTGCGGGTGGCGATGCCACCACCAGCTTTGTGGTGAAATACACGCCGACTCTCGCCGGCGCCTTCTCCTTTGGCCTCTCCTTCGTCAATGACGATGGCGACGAAAACCCGTTCAACTACACGGTATCGGGAACCGCCACCGGCACGCCCGAAATCGCGGTTTCGTCTTCCGAGGGCGGCGCAGTGACTGACGGCGGCACGGACGCACAAGGCACGAAAGTCGCCGGCTCGCCGGTCACCGTGACCTATACGGTGACCAATTCCGGCACGGATGACCTGACCCTGGCGACCGCGACCGCTTCGGGCGCCAGCAATGTCACGGTTGATTCAGTCGCCGCACCGCTCAGCACCACGGTGACCAGCGGTGGCGGCACCACCACGTTCCAGGTGCAGTATACGCCGACGACGGCGGGCGCCTTCTCCTTCGGCCTGTCCTTCGTCAATGACGATGGCGACGAGAACCCGTTCAACTTCACTGTTTCGGGCACGGCATCAGGCGCGCCCGAAATCGCGGTTTCGTCTTCCATCAGCGGCACTGTCGCCGACGCCGGCACGGACGCACAGGGCACGCAGGTGGCGGGATCACAGGTGACGGTGACCTATACGGTGACCAATTCCGGCACCGGTAGCCTGACTCTGGCCACAGCAATCTCTTCCAGCCCCAGCAATGTGACCGTTGATTCCATCGGCGCGCCGGCCTCGACAACAGTTGCGGGCGGCGGTGCCACGACCACCTTTGTGGTGAAATACACGCCCACGCTTGCCGGCGCCTTCTCCTTTGGCCTCTCCTTCGTCAATGACGATGGCGACGAGAACCCGTTCAACTACACGGTATCGGGAACCGCCACCGGCACGCCCGAAATCGCGGTTTCGTCTTCCGTGGGCGGCGCAATGAGTGACGCCGGCACGGATGCGCAAGGCACGCGAGTTGCCGGCTCGCACGTCACCGTGACCTATACGGTGACCAATTCCGGCACGGATGACCTGACCCTGGCGACCGCGACCGCTTCGGGCGCCAGCAATGTGACAGTTGATTCAGTCGCCGCACCGCTCAGCACCACGGTGACCGGTGGCAGCAGCACCACCTTCCAGGTGCGCTACACGCCGACGCTTGCCGGCGCTTTCTCCTTCAGCCTGTCTTTCGTCAATGATGATGGCGACGAGAATCCGTTCAACTTCACTGTTTCGGGCACGGCCACCGGCGCGCCGGAAATTGCGGTTTCGTCCTCCATCGGCGGTGCTGTCAGCGACGGCGGCACCGATGCGCAGGGTGCCCAGACGGCAGGGATACCGGTGACGGTTACCTATACCGTGACCAACAGCGGTACCGATGATCTCACGCTTGCCACCGCGACAGCCTTGAGCCCCAGCAATGTCGTTGTCGGTTCGATCGGCGCGCCGGCCAGCACCACGGTGACCGGCGGCGGCGCCACCACCACCTTCCAGGTGCAATACACGCCGACGCTTGCCGGTGCCTACTCCTTCAATCTGTCCTTTGTGAATGATGATGGCGACGAGAATCCGTTCAATTTCACTGTCTCGGGCACGGCCGGAGGGACGCCTGAAATCGCGGTTTCCTCATCGGTCAGTGGCGCAATTGCGGACAGCGGCAGCGATGCGCAGGGCACGCGGGTGGCCGGCACTCCTGTGACCGTGACCTACACGGTGACCAATTCCGGCACCGGTGACCTGACGCTTGCCACGGCGACTTCGTCGAGCCTGAGCAATGTCACCGTGGGATCGATCGGCGCGCCTGTCAGCACGACAGTAGCAGGCGGCGGTGGAACCACAACCTTCCAGGTGCAGTATACGCCGACCCTCGCCGGGGCTTTTTCCTTCGGCCTGTCGTTTGTCAACAATGACGGCGACGAAAATCCCTTTGACATGACGGTGTCCGGCACGGCTACCGGTACACCTGAAATCGCGGTTTCGTCTTCCATCGGCGGTGTTGTCAGCGATGGCGGCGCCAATGCGCAGGGTGCCCAGATGGCGGGCACACCGGTGACGGTTACCTATACCGTGACCAACAGCGGCACCGACGACCTGACGCTTGCCACGGCGACATCGTCGAGCCTGAGCAATGTCACCGTCAATGCGATTGGCGCGCCGGGAGCTGCAACAGTGACCGGTGGCGGCGGCTCGACCACGTTCCAGGTGCAATACACACCGATCCTGGATGGAGCCTTCTCCTTCGACCTGGCCTTCACCAACAATGATGGCGACGAGAACCCGTTCAATATGACCGTTTCGGGCACTGCCGCCGGCGCACCGGAAATCGCGGTCTCGTCATCGGTCAGCGGCGCTGTTGCAGATGGCGGCACCGATGCCGCCGGATCCGCCTCAGCCGGTGTCCAGAAGACCATCACCTATACCGTGACCAATACAGGCACCAAGCCACTGAACCTGACCGGCACGGCTACGGCAAGTGCTGCCACCAATGTCAATGTGGATGCGATTTCGGCTTATGGAAGCTCGTCCATTGCCGTCTCCGGTTCCACGACTTTCACCGTTGCCTACACGCCGGCGGCAGCGGCGGCGTTTTCCTTCGAGCTGGACATCATCAGCGATGATGCCGATGAAGCCAATTACGACCTTTCCGTCAGCGGCACTGGCGTCTCCCTGCCGGCAGCCATAACGGTGTCCGCCGGCAATGGACAGACGACGGAGGTCAACACCGGCTTCGCAACCGCCCTGTCAGCCAAGGTTGTCGATCATGGCGACAATCCGGTTTCCGGCGTAACGGTCACGTTCACCGCACCGGCCACCGGCGCCGGCCTAGACACCGCATCGCAGACAGCCACGACAAATGCATCCGGCGTCGCGTCTCTCTCGGCAACGGCCAATGCAACAGCCGGCGCCTTCATCGTCAATGCCAGCGCTGCAGGCATCTCCACCACGGCGGATTTCAGCCTGACGCTGGTCAACAATGCGCCGCCGAAGGTTGTCGTGGCGGCGAGCAGTGGTGACGAAATCAAGAACGGCTCCGGCAATACCCTGCTCGGAAACCGGCCGTCCCGCGAGGCTTCCAGCACCAGCTACACCATCCGCAACAACGGCATCGGCCCGCTGGTTGTTGCCAGTCCGACCCTGAATTCCGCGTCCAATATTGGCGGCATGACCCTGGCTTTTTCGAATGTCAGCGCCGTGCTGCGGCAAAACCGGTTCCAGTTTGGCGATCCGGTCCGCTACGCGGCAACCGGCGTCACCGCCTCGGTCACCGGGCCGACATCGGTGACCATTCCAGCCGGCGGATCGGTCGATCTGCTGGTAACCTACACCCCCGCAAGCTCCGGCACATTTTCCTACACGCTGGGCTTCATCACCAATGACAGCGACGAGGTGTCGTTCGAACTGACATCCAGCGGAACGGCCAGCGTCGCTTCGGGCATTCTGGCGGTGTCGGGTTCAGCCCAGTCGGCCGAGGTCAACACCCGGTTCGATGCACCGCTGGTTGCCAAGGTCACGGACACGGCCGGCAATGCCGTTGCCGGGGTGAACGTCACCTTTGCTGCCCCGGCGAGCGGCCCCTCGCTGACCTTCGCGGCGACCGGCAGCAACACCGAGACGGTGACCACCGACACCGACGGCATTGCGACAAGCTCGGTGATGACCGCCAACAGCATCACGCCGGCCTTTGTCAGCACCGGCGTCTACGACACCTATCTGGTATCTGCCAGCGCGACCGGACTGACCGGCACGTCGTTTGAGCTCTTCAACAAGCGCGATTCCGTGGCCGACATCCAGAAGACCCAGGAAGTGATCGCATCCTTTGTCACCAACCGGGCCGACCGGATCGTCGCCGAGCAGCCCGACATCGTCAAACGCCTGATGGGCGGCGCCTTTGCCCAGCAGCGCAACTTCAATGGCTTCTCCGTCGAGGTGACGCCTTACGGCAGCACCGGCCAGTTCGACTTCAGCCTCGGCGCCTTCCGCCACAGGCTGGAGCAGGGCCCGGCCGCGGCCGCAGAAGCCGCCACCGCACTCGGCTATGCCACGGACACCTCCGCCGGCGGCGCCAGCGACACGCTGTTTCCGCTGGCCACAGATGGTGCGCAGGCCAATCAGCCGCAGGGCGCACCCCGTTCCGGCTTCGACGTCTGGGCCTCGGGCACCTATGCGCAGGTTGAAAACAGCGGCAGCGATAGCCTCAATGCCCTGATCTTTGCCGGCGTGGACTACCGCTTCGGCAACCAGGCCCTGGTCGGGGTGATGGGCTCGCTCGATATCACCGAAGAAACCAATGCAACGGCCAACAGCAGCGCCGATGGCGTCGGCTGGATGATCGGCCCCTATGCGGCAATGCGGGTTCACCAGAACCTGTTTGCCGACATGCGCCTGACCTATGGCCAGTCCGCCAACAAGGTCAATGCGCTGGGTCTGTTCGAGGACGACTTCGACACCGAGCGTCTGCTGATGCAGGCCGGTCTGACCGGAGATTTCGATCTCGGCAGGGTGCGGGTCAATCCGTTCGCGCGGCTGACCTATTTCTGGGAAGAGCAGAAGAGCTATGTCGACACGCTCGGCAACACCATCCCGGGCCAGGAATTCGATCTTGGCCGGCTGGAGTTCGGACCGAAGCTGACCATCGCGCTCGAACCGATGGAGGACACCGACATGGCCTTTTCGCTCGGACTGTCGGGCCTCTACGACTTCGACCTTCTGACCGAACAGACAGCCACCAACCCGTCGCTGGTCTCTGCCGACCGCAGGTTCCGCGGACGCGTCGAAGGCGGTGTGGAAGTGCGCACCGGCCAACGCGGTGTCCGTTTTGCCGGCGACCTCTTCTATGACGGCATCGGCGTCCAGAATTACCACGCCTATGGCGGAACCCTGTCCTTCAGTGTTCCCTTCTGA
- a CDS encoding LysR family transcriptional regulator, giving the protein MIKSQITLKQLEAFVCVVDMGSFRKAAAVLGTTQPNISNRISTLEDSIGIVLMHRDAGSVRLSEKGEALLATARQVLWNAEAFLEVAERQDLIADRMRLGVTELIASTWLHVFLRRFREAYPSVAVELEVELSTGIEQKLAAGQIDLALQTGPFLHESTDSLALGTCPYIWIAPPELIARTGPKTRLAELLLTPVLIHARHTLASKELLKFAETRKLATDRIVFSSSLASCVQMAVDGMGAALLPAALVREQIESGTLVVLDCDWHPKPLEFFARFNGAKVSRFVEAAARLAVEVATGSGGRINSIDHPS; this is encoded by the coding sequence ATGATAAAAAGCCAGATCACGCTCAAGCAGCTCGAAGCCTTTGTCTGTGTCGTGGACATGGGATCTTTCCGCAAGGCCGCCGCGGTCCTTGGAACGACGCAACCCAATATCTCCAACCGCATTTCGACACTTGAAGACAGCATCGGCATCGTCCTGATGCACCGCGATGCCGGTTCGGTGCGCCTGTCGGAGAAAGGCGAGGCGCTGCTGGCTACCGCGCGGCAGGTGTTGTGGAATGCCGAGGCGTTCCTCGAAGTGGCGGAGCGGCAGGATCTGATCGCCGACCGGATGCGGCTCGGTGTCACCGAACTGATCGCCAGCACATGGCTGCATGTCTTCCTGCGCCGGTTTCGCGAGGCCTATCCTTCGGTAGCGGTCGAGCTGGAGGTGGAGCTGTCGACCGGCATCGAGCAGAAGCTGGCGGCAGGCCAGATCGACCTCGCTCTGCAGACCGGCCCTTTCCTGCATGAAAGCACCGATTCCCTGGCGCTCGGCACCTGTCCCTATATCTGGATCGCCCCGCCGGAGCTGATAGCGCGGACCGGACCGAAAACCAGGCTTGCCGAATTGTTGCTGACGCCAGTGCTCATCCACGCCCGGCACACGCTGGCATCGAAAGAACTGCTCAAATTCGCCGAGACGCGCAAGCTTGCCACCGACCGCATCGTGTTCTCGAGCAGTCTTGCCTCCTGCGTCCAGATGGCGGTTGACGGCATGGGAGCCGCGCTTCTGCCGGCAGCCCTGGTGCGCGAACAGATCGAATCCGGGACATTGGTGGTTCTCGATTGTGACTGGCACCCCAAGCCGCTGGAGTTCTTCGCCCGTTTCAACGGCGCCAAGGTCTCCCGTTTCGTCGAAGCGGCGGCGAGGCTGGCTGTGGAAGTGGCGACAGGATCCGGTGGCAGGATCAATTCCATTGATCACCCCTCATAA
- a CDS encoding hydantoinase/oxoprolinase family protein, protein MKTAAIRLGVDIGGTFTDVVLEKDGAQYSSKVLTTYAAPETAIIDGMHQVCAKAGIAPGDIGQIIHGTTLATNALIERRGAKTALITTQGFRDVIEMRTESRFEQYDLNLTLPEPLLPRQMRFTVHERVNARGEVMIPLDRAEVEAVVDRIAEAGFESVAIGLIHSYLNPAHERMIRDVVSARLPDVAVSISAEVSPQMREYERFNTVVANAYIKPLMASYLGRLEERLRGEGVDCRIFLMHSGGGIISIRNAAEFPVRLVESGPAGGAVFAAHIAARYGLDKVLSFDMGGTTAKICLIKNQTPKTSRVFEVARTYRFKKGSGMPISIPVIDMVEIGAGGGSLAHVDSMHQIRVGPESAGSEPGPACYGRDGTRPAVTDADLVLGKLDPDNFAGGSITLFPDSSQSALASHIGAKLEMDAVEAAFGVAEVVDENMANAARVHAVENGEDLSEYTMIAFGGAAPLHAGRLCEKLGVGRLIVPPGAGVGSAIGFLRAPFSFEANRSVYMKLSDFDPDRIRSLLSELRDEATGFVRTCDEVSPILAEFKVYMRYSGQGWEIPISLTEDQAMAPDAATFLTRFEEDYTKLFGRTVAGMDVEITVWSVNATTPAEQVARVEITSGTMAARLGTTRQVFDAATGGFASAHVVERSGLEADHRVPGPAVMTEDETTIIIPASRDAIRQPDGCIDIVVKG, encoded by the coding sequence ATGAAGACAGCTGCAATTCGCCTCGGCGTGGACATCGGTGGCACCTTCACCGATGTGGTTCTTGAAAAAGATGGCGCGCAATATTCGTCCAAGGTTCTCACCACCTATGCCGCGCCCGAAACCGCGATCATCGACGGCATGCATCAGGTCTGCGCCAAGGCCGGCATTGCCCCGGGCGACATCGGCCAGATCATCCACGGCACAACGCTTGCCACCAATGCGCTGATCGAACGGCGCGGCGCCAAAACCGCATTGATCACCACACAAGGCTTTCGCGACGTCATCGAGATGCGCACCGAAAGCCGTTTCGAGCAATATGACCTCAACCTGACCCTGCCCGAGCCGCTGCTGCCGCGGCAGATGCGCTTCACCGTCCATGAACGCGTCAACGCCAGGGGCGAGGTGATGATCCCGCTTGATCGCGCCGAGGTCGAGGCGGTGGTCGACCGCATTGCCGAAGCCGGTTTTGAAAGCGTCGCCATCGGGCTTATCCATTCCTACCTCAACCCCGCCCATGAGCGGATGATCCGCGACGTGGTCAGCGCAAGGCTTCCCGATGTGGCGGTGTCGATTTCCGCCGAAGTCAGCCCGCAGATGCGCGAATATGAGCGCTTCAACACGGTGGTGGCCAACGCCTATATCAAGCCGCTGATGGCATCCTATCTGGGCCGCCTGGAAGAACGGTTGCGCGGCGAAGGCGTCGATTGCCGCATCTTCCTGATGCATTCGGGCGGCGGCATTATCTCGATCCGCAATGCTGCCGAATTCCCGGTGCGGCTGGTTGAAAGCGGCCCTGCGGGCGGCGCCGTCTTTGCCGCCCATATTGCGGCCCGCTATGGGCTCGACAAGGTACTCAGCTTTGACATGGGCGGCACCACGGCCAAGATCTGCCTGATCAAGAACCAGACGCCCAAGACCTCCCGCGTGTTCGAAGTGGCGCGGACCTACCGGTTCAAGAAGGGCTCGGGCATGCCGATTTCGATTCCGGTGATCGACATGGTCGAGATCGGCGCCGGCGGCGGTTCGCTCGCCCATGTCGACAGCATGCACCAGATCCGGGTGGGTCCGGAAAGCGCCGGCTCCGAGCCCGGCCCGGCCTGCTATGGCCGCGACGGCACACGACCGGCGGTCACCGACGCCGATCTGGTTCTGGGCAAGCTCGACCCCGACAATTTCGCTGGCGGCTCGATCACGCTGTTCCCCGACAGCTCGCAATCCGCGCTCGCCAGCCATATCGGCGCGAAGCTGGAAATGGACGCGGTCGAGGCAGCCTTCGGTGTGGCCGAAGTGGTGGACGAGAACATGGCCAATGCGGCGCGGGTGCATGCGGTTGAAAATGGCGAGGACCTGTCCGAATACACCATGATCGCCTTTGGAGGTGCAGCTCCGCTGCATGCCGGGCGGCTGTGCGAGAAATTGGGCGTCGGCCGGCTGATCGTGCCGCCGGGCGCCGGCGTCGGGTCGGCCATCGGATTTCTGCGCGCGCCGTTCAGCTTCGAGGCCAACCGGTCGGTCTACATGAAGCTGTCCGATTTCGATCCGGACCGGATCCGCTCCCTGCTGAGCGAGCTGCGTGACGAGGCCACCGGCTTTGTCCGTACCTGTGACGAGGTCAGCCCGATCCTGGCCGAGTTCAAGGTCTATATGCGCTATTCCGGCCAGGGTTGGGAAATTCCGATCAGCCTGACCGAGGATCAGGCCATGGCGCCGGACGCTGCAACTTTCCTGACGCGGTTCGAGGAGGATTACACCAAATTGTTCGGCCGCACCGTGGCCGGCATGGACGTGGAAATCACCGTCTGGTCGGTCAATGCCACGACGCCGGCCGAACAGGTCGCGCGCGTCGAGATCACCTCCGGCACCATGGCCGCAAGGCTGGGGACCACGCGGCAGGTGTTTGACGCAGCAACAGGCGGCTTTGCCAGCGCGCATGTGGTGGAGAGGAGCGGTCTGGAGGCTGACCATCGCGTGCCGGGACCTGCGGTGATGACCGAGGACGAGACCACCATCATCATTCCGGCAAGCCGGGATGCGATCCGCCAGCCCGATGGCTGCATCGACATCGTCGTGAAAGGCTGA